In the Sedimentisphaera cyanobacteriorum genome, GAGTTTTTCCGTGAAACATCCTTAACGGCCATATATTCCTTCTTAGACCTGCCGGTGAACAGCTTTGCAGTCTGCGGGTCTGTAAAGGTTATTCCGAGAGTTTCGTAATAGCCGCAGCCGTTGAGGTATGCCCCCACCTGCTGCATACACGTCTGACGCGGGTCTGCCTTGGCGGCGCGGATGGTAATCTTATCCTCCACAGGAATCTTATCATAGCCGTAAACACGGGCGATCTCTTCGATGAGATCAATCTCTCTTGTAATATCGTTTCTCCACGTTGGCGATTTGCACTTCACCGCCCCGCTTTTTTTGTCTGACTGAGGATTGAAGCCTAAGTCCTCAAGGATGCTGAATACCTTTTTCTCCGGCACATCAAAGCCGAGAATCTGAGTAAGCCTTTCAGGCCTGAGGGTAATCTCAGGGATCTCTTCAAGCTCTGAGCAGCTGTCTGCAATGCCCTTTGCTGCCGCCCCGCCTGCAGCCATAATAATAAGCTGAGCGCACCGGCGAGATGCCCACTCGATACTGCGGATGTCTATATTTCTCTCAAAACGGAAACTCGCCTCGGAACCGAGCCCGAGCCGCCTTGCTGTAGTGCGAACGCTTACAGGATCGAAAAACGCCTCTTCGAGAAGAATTTTTGTGGTTGTCTGGCTTACTTCCGTTTCAAAGCCGCCCATAACCCCTGCAATCGCTACGGGATTTTCCTCATCAGCTATCACGAGCATATCAGGTTTGAGCTCGCATACGGTGTGGTCTATGGAGGTAAGCTTCTCGCCTGAAATTGCCTTGCGCACGTTTATCGTATCGCCGGAGAGCTTATCATAATCGAATGCGTGCGGGGGCTGGCCGCATTCAAGCATCGCGTAGTTTGTGGCATCTACAACGTTATTCACGCTGCGAAGCCCGCTCGCCTCAAGCCTTCGAACCATCCATTCAGGGCTCGGGCCAACCTCAATGCCCTCGATATAGCTCGCTGTATAACGTTTGCAAAGGTCGGTTTCGTTTATGTTTACCGCCAGATGACGGCCAACCTCCGAGTCCAGCTCTTTGAGGCTCACTTCAGGCAGCTTCAGAGGGCTGCCCGTGGCAACGGAAAGCTCACGTGCAACGCCGATATAGCTCAGGCAGTCGCCGCGGTTGCTCGTTACCTCGATATCGAGAACCGTATCATCGCCGAAGCTGATCATCTCCTCAAGCGGAAAACCCAGATCGCTGAGGATATCCCCAATCTCCTCGGGGCTTATGTTCAAGTCAATATAATCCCTTAACCATTCCAGAGAAATCTTCATTTCATCACCAAATTAAATTAGCATATTTTGCGGGTAAAGCCCTGAATTGTACTGAATCAATTCAATTTCTCAAGCAAAAGCGAGCAGATTTGAGTGAAAGGCGGACTCGCCTGCTGAAGGAGGAAGGGGAAACGATTATTTTTTTTCCTGCTGCTTTTTTTTCTGCATTTTGGCCCACGTATCTTTCAGCGTTACTGTTCTGTTGAAAACTATATTCTCCGGGCCTGAGTATTTATCCACGCAGAAATAGCCGATCCTCTCAAACTGATACCTATCTAAAGGCTTTGCATTTTTCACGCTTGGTTCTATAAGGCAGCTGTCGATGGTCTGAAGCGAATTTTCGTTTATGTTAGCGGTAAAGTCCTGCCCCTGTTCTGTCTGTTCGGGATTTTCGGTGTTAAAAAGGTGCTCGTAAATATTCACCTTCACCCTCAGTGCATGTTCAGCGGAAACCCAGTGCAGAGTTCCCCGCACCTTTCTCCCGTCCGGCGAGCTTCCGCCTCTGCTTTCTGGGTCGTATGTGCAGTGAACCTCCGCTACCTCTCCGTTTTCATCGAGCTTGTAGTCATGGCATTTGATGAAGTATGCCCCTCTGAGCCGAACTTCCCTGCCCGGTGCGAGGCGGAAGAACTTGCGGGGAGGGTCTATCATAAAGTCTTTTTTCTCAACGTAGATTTCCTTTGAGAACGGAACTTTCCTCATGCCGGCAGATTCATCTTCCGGATTCACCGCTACATCAAACTCTTCGCTTCCGTTTTCAGGGTAGTTTGTGATTACAACCTTCAGCGGATCGAACACAGCCATCACCCTTGGCGAATTTGCGTTTAAGTCCTGCCGGAGGCAGTGTTCGAGGAGGGCATAATCAACGGTGCTGTTGAATTTGTTTACGCCAATCACCTTGCAGAAATTTCTTATTGCCGCGGGGCTGAAGCCTCGCCTTCTCATACCTGATATCGTGGGCATTCTCGGGTCGTCCCAGCCGTCAACATAGCCTTCCTGAACGAGTCTGAGGAGTTTGCGTTTGCTCATAACGGTGTATGTAAGATTCAGGCGGGCAAACTCATACTGATGCGGCCTGTGGACGGGCAGATTATCGAGAAACCAGTCGTAGAGCGGGCGGTGATGTTCGAATTCGAGGGTGCAGATTGAGTGAGTGATGCCTTCGATTGAATCCTCGAGGCCGTGCGCCCAGTCGTACATCGGGTATATGCACCATTTATCGCCTGTGCGGTGGTGGCTTGCGTGAAGGATTCGGTACATAACAGGATCACGCATATTTATGTTCGGGCTCTTCATATCGATTTTGGCTCTGAGAACCTTTTCGCCGTCGCCGAATTCGCCGCTGCGCATCCTCTGGAAAAGCTCGAGGTTCTCCTCAACGCTCCTGTCTCTGCTGGGGCTTTCTTTGCCGGGCTCGGTGAGCGTGCCGCGGTATTCGCGAATCTGCTCGCTCGAAAGATCGCATACATAAGCCTTGCCCTGCTTTATCAGCTCCACTGCGAGCTCGTACATCTTCTCGAAATAGTCGGAGGCGAAATAGAGGCCTTCGTTCCAGTCGAACCCGAGCCAAGAGACGTCTTTTTTTATCGATTCTACATACTCATCTTCTTCTTTGCATGGGTTTGTATCGTCAAATCTCAGGTTGCACTGGCCGGCGAATTCTTCGGCTATCCCGAAGTTCAGGCAGATGCTCTTTGCGTGGCCAATGTGGAGATAGCCGTTCGGCTCAGGGGGGAAACGCGTTACAACTTTGCTGCACTTGCCCGAGTCGAGATCGTTTTTTACGATAGTTCTGATGAAGTCAAGTCTTTCTGTGTTTTTTGTATTTTCACTGTCCATTCTTAGCCCATTCAGCTTTTATGTTCAAAGTTTAATCTAAGACTGCTCATTGCAGGTTTTGCTTACATATTCGCAGACAACCTCAGTGGAAATTCCGCCTCTAGGGGTAAATGAAGCGGTAATCTTCATCCATTTTGGCTTGCAGCATTCCACGAGGTAATCGAGTATCTCGTTGGCTGCAGATTCGTAGTAGATACCGCGGTTTCTGAAGCTCTGCATATAAAACTTGAGGCTCTTGAGCTCGATGCAGTATTTATCGGGGCAGTAGTCTATGCTTATAGTCCCGAAGTCCGGCTGCCCTGTAACCGGGCAGACGCTGGTAAACTCGGGCACCTCTGTGCTTATTACATAATCCCTGCCCGGGCGGGGATTATCGAATAAATCTATTTTTGTTTCGCTGGCCATAATATTTGCTCTAAAATTTATAACGGTTATACTCACATATACTAACCGGCAGGCGGGCTGTGATTATTCCGCTTGCCGCAAAGCTGTAATTCTACAGAAAACAAGCAATATTGAAACATTAAAGCTTAAAGATATGCACGATAAAAACAAAGCTGTTGTACTGCTATCAGGCGGGCTTGATTCGGGCACAACCGCTCAAATCGCCTCAAGCGGGGAATTGGAAATCTATGCAATGAGCTTCTCTTACGGACAGAGGCATACTGTGGAACTGGAGGCAGCCAGCAAGATTGCGGATTTCTGCAAAGCTCGGGAGCATCGGATTATCGATATAGACCTAGGCAGGCTGGGCGGGTCTGCACTTACCGACAGCTCAATTGATGTACCCAAAGACAGGAGCGAGGGCGAGATGGCCTCGGGGGTGCCGAGTACATACGTTCCTGTAAGAAACCTCGTGTTTCTCAGCTATGCACTTGCTTGGGCGGAAGTTCTCGGGGCGTTCGATATTTTTATCGGCGTGAACAGCCTTGATTATTCCGGCTACCCGGACTGCCGGCCGGAATTCATAGAATCATTCGAGAAAACCGCCAACCTCGCCTCTGCTGCATCCGCTGAAGGAGGGGGCAGGTTCAAAATCAATGCCCCGCTTATGCAAAAAACCAAGGCCGAGATAATCCTTGAAGGCAAGCGGCTGGGCTTCGACTACTCTCTCACGCACAGCTGCTACGACCCCGATGAAAACGGACTAGCCTGCGGCAAGTGCGACAGCTGCAAGCTTCGATTGAAAGGCTTCAGAGAAGCCGGCCTGAAAGACCCGATTAAATATCAATAGATTTCTCACCAGCAATCAAATTTGAACGCACTTGCAAAATTTTGACAGTGCATAAGCTCAAGTTATAATCGATTTGAATTTTTGAACACCAACTCTCATTTTTGGAGATAATCGAATTATGAAAACCAGCCACTTAATAATAAACGGAGACAGCCGAAATATGGCTGAACTGGCTGATGAATCAGTCGGTTTGGCTGTAACATCCCCCCCCATACTGGCAGCTGAAAGATTACGGCTCTAGCAATCAAATAGGTTTTAATGACAGCTACGAGGATTACATAAACAATCTTAACCTTGTGTGGAAGGAATGTTACAGGGTTCTAAAAAAAGGCAGCCGCTTGTGTATAAATATTGGAGACCAGTTCGCAAGAGCTGTTTACTACGGCAGATACAAGGTTATACCAATCAGAACCGAAATTATCAAGTTCTGCGAAACTATAGGTTTCGATTATATGGGGGCTGTTATATGGCAGAAAAAAACTACTACTAACACAACAGGCGGTGCATCACTTATGGGGAGCTACCCATACCCTAAAAACGGGATTCTCTCAATAGATTATGAGTTTATTTTGCTTTTCAAGAAGCTCGGCAAGCCGGCAAAGCCAACAAAAGAACAAAAAGAAAAGTCAAAAATGACCAAGGAGGAATGGCGCAGTTATTTTACCGGCCACTGGTATTTCGGCGGGGCAAAGCAGGACGGTCACATAGCAATGTTTCCTGAAGAATTGCCTAAAAGACTTATTAAGATGTTTTCTTTTGTCGATGAAACAGTATTAGACCCATTTCTCGGGAGCGGAACAACAACGCTTGCTGCCCAAAAACTCAATCGTAAATCTGCCGGGTATGAAATTAATCCTGAATTCATTCCGCTTATCAAAAAGAAATTGGAAATTGATAAAGGGAAACAGTTTGAAAATTCAGAAGTTGAATTCAAAGTGCAGCAAATCGAGCAGCCCTGCTGCACAAACGAGATTGAAAAACTTCCTTACAAATTTGAAGACAGCCACCGCTTTGATAAAAAGGTAGATCCCAAAAAGCTTCAGTTTGGCTCTAAGCTTGATAGCAGCAGGAAAGATAAAAAGCTTGAAGAAGGATTTTATTCTGTGAAGGAAATAATATCCCCCAATCTGGTTCAGCTGAAGAACGGGCTGACAGTCCGCCTGCTGGGGATAAAAGAAAAACAGGGAGCAAATGGGGAAGCAATGGAATTTCTTCGCCTGAAAACTAAGGGGCAGAAAGTATTCTTCAAATATGATCAAGAAAAATACGACCAAGACAGCAATCTGATGGTTTATCTGTATCTCAAGAATAAAACTTTTGTAAACGCCCATTTAATCAAAAAGGGCTTAGCTGAAGCTGAGAAAAACGGTGAGTATAAAGAGAAAAGTAAGTTCATAAAATTGGAAGAAGGAAATGGCAAAAGAGCGGATTTTGAACAGCGCGATGAACCGGTTTCAACTGAATTTCAAAAGGAATGTGGGAGCAACATCTGAGAACATCAGGAAATGCGATCCAAAAACTCTTCAGGAATGGCAGAATTATTATTTCTGAAACGTCCGCTCCAAAGAACACATAGAAGAGTTAGGCAGAAAGCTCTACATTAAAATTACAGAAGTTATACAAGCCGAAGTTGAAGAAATCACAGAGCAGGACTGCATTGAATATATATTCAAAATGGTTATTGACCGAACTTATGACGGCTATGTAACAGAAATAAATACAGTTTATGGGCAGCTTGAGCAGAAAATTGGCTGCAAGATTGAACCTGCCCCGGACAAATGGGACAGACTTTACAACGTTGACTTTTACATCAAGGTAAAAGATAACTATCTGGGGATCCAAATCAAACCTGTCAGCGAAGGGATTCAGCTTTCGCAAATCTTCAAAGAAAGGGGCCTGCAGGCTCATTCTCACTGCCAGTTCAGAGAAGTTTTTGGCGGCAAGGTTTTCTATGTATTTTCTTCAAAAGTAAACGGCAAAAAGATGATAAGAAACCATGAGGTTGTAGAAGAAATCAAAGAGGAAATCAGGCGTATAGAAAACGCTTAAACGCAGACAGTTTATGTTTAAAAATTATTTTGATCACCCCGCCACTATACCTTGCCTTCTTTAATCTGTTCGAGGGTTTGCCAGCGGTCGTATTTTTCTTCAAGCTGTTTTTCAAGATCTTTGAGCCTCGTATTAGATTTTGCGATCTGCTCAGGAGTGCTTTTATAGAAGTCCGGGTCTGCAAGGTCAGAATGAAGCCCGCTGAGTTTTTCCTCAAGTGTTTCGATTTGCTCGGGCAGTTTCTCCAGCTCCTTTTTT is a window encoding:
- the pheT gene encoding phenylalanine--tRNA ligase subunit beta; amino-acid sequence: MKISLEWLRDYIDLNISPEEIGDILSDLGFPLEEMISFGDDTVLDIEVTSNRGDCLSYIGVARELSVATGSPLKLPEVSLKELDSEVGRHLAVNINETDLCKRYTASYIEGIEVGPSPEWMVRRLEASGLRSVNNVVDATNYAMLECGQPPHAFDYDKLSGDTINVRKAISGEKLTSIDHTVCELKPDMLVIADEENPVAIAGVMGGFETEVSQTTTKILLEEAFFDPVSVRTTARRLGLGSEASFRFERNIDIRSIEWASRRCAQLIIMAAGGAAAKGIADSCSELEEIPEITLRPERLTQILGFDVPEKKVFSILEDLGFNPQSDKKSGAVKCKSPTWRNDITREIDLIEEIARVYGYDKIPVEDKITIRAAKADPRQTCMQQVGAYLNGCGYYETLGITFTDPQTAKLFTGRSKKEYMAVKDVSRKNSNLLRQTLSGSLAEVMKNNKNFGNAGCKFYEIADTYELEGSRLNEKTKLAMTAEADIRELRGIVEGLVRRYSKTASVQVRPSSVCWADPAGEVLIDSESVGICGRLSKSVCDKIGLKDSRPAMLEIDFDKIYSLMGEQFKVARLQKFPSVERDISLIVSEELRWLDIERVVEANAPEQLEKFDYIDTYRGKPIPSGKKSLTMQFVFRDDDGTLTHEQVDKFEKPLIDALTNNFDAELRTS
- a CDS encoding glutamine--tRNA ligase/YqeY domain fusion protein, whose protein sequence is MDSENTKNTERLDFIRTIVKNDLDSGKCSKVVTRFPPEPNGYLHIGHAKSICLNFGIAEEFAGQCNLRFDDTNPCKEEDEYVESIKKDVSWLGFDWNEGLYFASDYFEKMYELAVELIKQGKAYVCDLSSEQIREYRGTLTEPGKESPSRDRSVEENLELFQRMRSGEFGDGEKVLRAKIDMKSPNINMRDPVMYRILHASHHRTGDKWCIYPMYDWAHGLEDSIEGITHSICTLEFEHHRPLYDWFLDNLPVHRPHQYEFARLNLTYTVMSKRKLLRLVQEGYVDGWDDPRMPTISGMRRRGFSPAAIRNFCKVIGVNKFNSTVDYALLEHCLRQDLNANSPRVMAVFDPLKVVITNYPENGSEEFDVAVNPEDESAGMRKVPFSKEIYVEKKDFMIDPPRKFFRLAPGREVRLRGAYFIKCHDYKLDENGEVAEVHCTYDPESRGGSSPDGRKVRGTLHWVSAEHALRVKVNIYEHLFNTENPEQTEQGQDFTANINENSLQTIDSCLIEPSVKNAKPLDRYQFERIGYFCVDKYSGPENIVFNRTVTLKDTWAKMQKKKQQEKK
- the queF gene encoding preQ(1) synthase, producing the protein MASETKIDLFDNPRPGRDYVISTEVPEFTSVCPVTGQPDFGTISIDYCPDKYCIELKSLKFYMQSFRNRGIYYESAANEILDYLVECCKPKWMKITASFTPRGGISTEVVCEYVSKTCNEQS
- the queC gene encoding 7-cyano-7-deazaguanine synthase QueC, with amino-acid sequence MHDKNKAVVLLSGGLDSGTTAQIASSGELEIYAMSFSYGQRHTVELEAASKIADFCKAREHRIIDIDLGRLGGSALTDSSIDVPKDRSEGEMASGVPSTYVPVRNLVFLSYALAWAEVLGAFDIFIGVNSLDYSGYPDCRPEFIESFEKTANLASAASAEGGGRFKINAPLMQKTKAEIILEGKRLGFDYSLTHSCYDPDENGLACGKCDSCKLRLKGFREAGLKDPIKYQ